The segment TCGTGCCCTGGAAGTATGGTTTCAAGAGCGCGAAATCAATTGTCAAAATTCGCTTCACTGAAGAAATGCCAAAGACCAGTTGGAGTCAGTTTGATTCGAGGGAGTATGGTTTTTACTCCAATGTCAATCCGCAGGTAGATCATCCTCGCTGGAGCCAGGCGACAGAGCGTCGTATTGGTGACCCCAAGGGAATGTTTGCATCAAAAATAAAAACCCAAATGTTTAATGGCTATGCAGATCAAGTAGCGAGCATGTATGCTGGTATGGATCTAAAAAAATACTATTAACCCCATGAATAAATTTAGCCGTTTACTTTTTGCATTCAATCTTCTTTTACTGTGTTCCTTGGGTCATGCTCAAGAGTCTGCTGTAAAAACTATTCCTTCTCTTGATGTACCTCGCTATATGGGGACCTGGTATGAGATTGCAAAATTTCCAAACTGGTTTCAGAAGAAGTGTGTCAGCAATACCCAAGCTGTTTACTCTGTAAGACCTGATGGAAACTTAAAAGTACTTAATAGCTGCAAAACTGCAGATGGCGAGATCTCTCAAGCAGAAGGAACGGCAAGGCAAGTGGGTGCGAGCGATTCACCAAAGTTGGAAGTGCGATTTGCTCCTGCTTGGCTATCCTTCTTGCCAATGGTCTGGGGTAATTATTGGATCATCGATCTAGATCCGCAATATCAGGTGGCGGCTGTAAGTGATCCTAGAAGAGAATATCTGTGGGTTTTATCCAGAACTCCGCAGATAGATAAGAAGACCTACGATGCCTTGTTGCTGCGTTTGCAGAATCAGCAATTTGATACTCGCAAACTCGAGCCTACGCAGCAGTTAACAAGCCCCTCTAAAAATTAAGAAGAATTCTTTGAAACAGTTTTCATTACCACCAGGTATTGAGGTATTCGAGAGAGGGTGGTTATCAGCCAATAATATTCTTCACTTTGGTGAAAGTGATGTATCGCTGGTCGATACAGGCTATGTTGTTCATCAAAGCATGACGTTGAGTCTTGTGCGTAATACTTTGAATAAACATCAGCTAAATACCGTCAATAAGGTCGCTAATACTCACCTGCATTCGGATCACTGTGGTGGCAATGCGGCCTTGAAAGAGGTATACGATTGTGAGATTTATATCCCCGCCTCTGAAGCTGCAGCAGTTCGTGATTGGAATATGGATTTGCTGAGTTATCAAAACTTGGGGCAAGACTGCCCACGCTTTAGTTTTGATCATTTGCTCATACCAGGTCAGCGTATAACGCTCGGGCGATATGAATGGAATATCTTAGCTGCGCCAGGGCATGATCCTCACTCAGTCATGTTGTATCAAGAAGAGCATGGCTTATTGATTTCCGCAGATGCTTTGTGGGAAGAAGGCTTTGGTGTAATCTTCCCAGAACTCTGGGGTGAATCAGGTTTTGAAGAAGTTGCCCAAACTCTTGATCTTATAGAGGGCCTTTCAATCTCTTTGGTAATCCCAGGACATGGAAAACCTTTTGTCGATGTTGCTACCGCGCTTGCTACTGCACGTTCCCGTCTGGATTATTTAGCATCTGACTCCGATAGAAATGCCCGACATGGTGCAAAAGTCTTGCTGAAATATAAATTATTGGCTTGGCGTAGCAAAGAGCTGCCTTTAGTAAATCAATGGATCTCAAATACGCCCGCACTGAATAGCGCAGCAAAGCAATTAAATATGAGTATGGATGAATTTTGCGGGTGGCTTTCTCAAGCTTTGGTGAAATCGGGTGCGGCTACTATCGAGGATAATCACTTAATAGATAAGTCTTAAATGAGCTTATAAATAATTAAAAGATGACAAGAGGAAATATGGAACATACTGTTTTGGTAACTGGAGCAACCGCTGGATTTGGTGAGGCAACGGCTAGACGATTTTTAGCGCATGGTCACAAAGTTATCGCGGTGGGAAGAAGACAGGAGCGCCTGGATGACATCAAAGACTCTATACCTGCGGATCAGCAAAAACGTTTGCTAGCTTTATCGGTAGATGTTTGTGATAGCGTCAAAGTAGATACGCTAGCTAGCTCATTACCAGCAGAATTTGCGAATGTATCCGTATTAGTCAATAACGCCGGTTTGGCATTAGGGCTTGAGCCTGCACATCAAGCATTTTTAAGTGATTGGGATCGAATGATTGATACCAACATTAAAGGATTGGTGCATATGAGTCGCGCATTTTTGCCTGGCATGGTTGAACGTAAGCGCGGTCATGTCATTAACCTAGGTTCAGTAGCCGCTAATTATCCCTACCCCGGTGGAAATGTCTACGGCGGGACTAAAGCGTTTGTGAAGCAATTTAGCTTAAATTTACGCGCCGATTTGATTGGCACTCCCGTTCGAGTGACCTGTATCGAGCCTGGTATGTGCGCTGGTACTGAATTTTCAAATGTGCGCTTCAAGGGGGATGATGACAAGGCCGGCAAAGTTTACGCTGGCGTAAAAGCATTGAGCGCCAATGATGTTGCTGAAGCAATTTACTGGTCCGCGACTTTACCAAGTCATATGAACATCAATGTATTAGAGTTAATGCCAGTACAGCAAGCCTTTAATGCTTTTAATGTGCATCGAGGAGAGTTATAGTTATTCATTAGCAATCGATTGGTGTAGTAAACAATAAATGGAGGAGACATAATGTTAAAAAATAATAAACAAGATAATCGACGTAATGCCCTAAAAATGGGTGTTGGACTGGCCACATTGGCTACTGGTGGGGCTGTTACAAGTGCTCAGGCTCATGAAGTAAAAACCCCATTCACAGTTAAAAACGTTTACATTCCAATTGCTGGTAGCAATCAAGAATTTCCTGTTAGAAGAATCTACTGCATTGGTAGAAACTATGCTGCTCATGCGCGCGAGATGGGGTCTGACCCAACCCGTGAGCCGCCGTTCTTTTTTCAAAAGCCAACTGATGCAATACAATTTGTAGCTCCTGGAAAAATCGTTGATCATCCTTATCCGACCTTAACAAAAAATTACCACTATGAGGTTGAACTTGTAGCCGCACTAAATAAAGGCGGGAAAAATATACCAGTTGAAAAAGCCTTAGAACATGTATTTGGTTATGCCTTGGGTCTTGATATGACTCGTAGGGATTTACAGCGTTTTATGGGTGATCAAAAGAAGCCATGGGAGATAGGGAAGTCCTTTGATTATTCCGCCCCTATTGGCCCAATCTTTACAACTGATAAGGTCGGCCACTTTCAAAAAGGATCGATTGCTCTATCTGTAAATGGAGTTACAAAACAAAGCGCTGACTTGAGTCAGATGATTTGGTCGGTGGCAGAGCAGATCTCCAAATTGTCTGAAGCAAATGAATTATTCCCTGGCGATATTATTTATTCGGGTACGCCTGAAAATGTGGGCCCGGTTGTTAAAGGTGATGTTGTGCGATGTACGATTGCTGGCTTACCTGATTTAGTTATCAAGGTCATTTAAGGCCATGCGTCTAATCTTTCGATTAAGCTTGCTTGGGTTTTTAATAAGCGCATCTGGAGCGTTCGCCACGGAATTTCGAATATATTCTGCGGCAGGCATGAAGGTTCCGCTTATTGAGCTATCGCAATTGTTTAATAAAAATCAGAATGCCAATCACATTTGGATTAATTTTGATACTGCTGGTGCAGCCGAGAAAAAGTTCTTTGAAGACGCTCAAAGTGCCTGCGTGATAACCACTCAAGTGAGAATTAATAGCGCAATAAAGTCTGGCAAATTTGTAAAAAATGAGCAAATTCCTCTAGTTGATACCCTTGCTGGAATGGCTTCATCTAGCGCAAAAAAGCCTAGTATTAAAAATGCACAGGATCTTGCAAATACTTTGCTAGCTGCTCAGTCGATTGCGTTTTCAGACCCCGCGAGAGGCGCAACTGTAGGACGTCATTTTGAGGAAATAATCAAAAAATTAGATATTGAGAAGCCAGTCCTTCAAAAAGCGATTCTTGCAAGCGATGGCGTCGAAACCATGAAGCTAGTTATGGAGAAAAAGGTGGGGCTGGGAATTACTCAAATAAGCGAGGTAATTCAATCTGATCGAAATACATTGGTGGGCCCCTTCCCCCCTGAGTTTGAATTAGCCACCCGATATTCTTTGTATTGCAAAGACCTAAATGATGAGAATTTAGCGCCATTCATTGCTTTATTGAAATCTAGCTATGGCAGCAAAGTTTTCGACTATTACGGCTTGCGCGCAGTCCCTTAAAAAGCGGATTAATCCGCTTTCCATTTGTAAAACTTGGGGTAGGCGCGCATGACAACTGGTCCGTTGAAATCCCAGGATTTACAAGTTCCAAGATACAGCGGCGGTTTATTTTCATCAGGATCAAACAAGGCCCCAGGGATTGCTTGGAAGGCTGCAGTAGCTAAGTTATTGAGTAATTCGCGTAAGTGCGTACAACCCGCAATGCCGCCAAGATGGGTTTGAATTGTTTTTCTCCAGCCTTTACCTAGGCGCTCTCCAATCAGCGCCGTCATAGGGGGAATAACTTGAGGGCACTCGGGATGAGGGTGGCCATCCATGACTACTTCAATATCTTGAATCACTAATTCATTGTTGAGGGTCACTCTAACCCACATGTCATGAAAAGCTTCACCAGGTTGCCAAGTATTTGCACCCGTTGTAAATGGCGTTGCTTTGTAGTCTTTTAGATGTCCTTCAATGTCCCATAAGCCATCTTCTCGCGCATAACCCTGGAAAGTGATTTCTCGGGTGTGTAGTGGAGATCTGGGTTTGGGTGAAGAGAGCATGGCAATTAAATAAGGAAAGACAAGAGGCAAAAACTATCCCTAAATGATAATGAATTGAGGGAAAACTTGCTATCTAGTCTAATCCGCAAACGTGCTCTGTAGTATGCTCTGCAGCATATGGCAAAACCAATCTCTCTTGAAAAGATCTTATTTAGCCAAGGCTTTGGCACACGACGCTATTGTGCTGATTTGGTTTATGCCGATTTAGTCAAGGTGAATGGCGTTTTGGCGGAGGATCCTGGCGAACGTATTTCAACCGAGGGTCTCACACTCACTGTAGATGGTAAAGATTGGGAATATCACGAGAAGGCTTACATTGCATTTAATAAGCCCCTGAACTACGAGTGCTCTCATAAGACAACGCATCACGCTAGTGTCTACAGCCTGCTACCTGCGCCTTTTGTAGAACGTGGTCTGCAGTGCGTTGGCCGCTTGGATTACGACACTACTGGTTTGTTGTTGATTTCGGATGATGGGCAATTTATTCATAAAATGACAACGCCCAAAAAGAACATCGGCAAAGTCTATGAGATCACTACGGCAAGCGCGATTACTCAATCTCAAATCGATCATTTGCTCAATGGTGTAGTTTTGGATGATGATCCAAGACCATGTTATGCCACCGCATGTCATCAGATTTCTGAAAGTGTGTTGGCGATGACAATTGTTGAGGGAAGATACCACCAGGTAAAACGTATGATGGCTGCTGTTGGTAATCATGTGGCCCAATTACACCGTGCGCAAATCGGCGCGTACCATATGCCAAAGGATTTGCCAGAAGGTCAGTGGCGCTGGCTTTATCCAGATGATCTACGTCTTCTGTCTCAAAGTGTGGATGCTAGTTAAGTCCAACCAAATGAAGCCTAACTAAATGCAGCCAACTAGATTACTAAGTAATTTCGATTTTGAAAAAGATCTACCTTTATGGAAGAGAGATGCTTCAGGTATTGCAATCGAGCGCAACTTTGTCTTTAAAGATTTTCAACAGGCATTTGACTTTATGACGCTGTGCGCAAACTATGCCGAGGAAATAAATCATCATCCAGACTGGTCAAACTCTTGGAATCAAGTTAATGTGCGTTTAAGTACCCATTCAGAAAATGCACTAACGCAATTGGATGTGGAATTAGCTAAAGCAATGGATGGCTTTGCCATCCAAGTGCAAACGTAGATTTAATGCTCATCGCCTTCTTGATCCCCTTCATTGAGACTCATCAAGATAGTTGCTAATAAGCCGTAGACTACTTCCGTCGAGATCATTCCGTCTTCATCTAACTCGTCAATGAGGTCATTGAGGCAGTCCTCAGTGGGTTCATTGAGCAGGGTCATGGCACATTCGCAGCCATAGTTAAAGTCTTCGTCGTTTTGAGATTGATATTCTTCGCTCATGATTTTCCTTTAGGTGGTGCAATGTCTTTTGGCATTAATGCTAATTAATGAAGCTATTTAATTTCTCTTTCCACCACTTTGCCTGACCAGTGGTGGAGTGGCCTGAAGTGTAGATGCTTGCGGGGATTAAATAAAGTTCGGCATTTTTTACTTTTTTGAGTTGAATTTCCATAATGCCTAACTCTGGAGGATTGCGCTCATCATCTGCAGAGTTAATGGCAAGTACCTTGGCATTAATTTTTGACAACTCACTATCAGGATTGAAGTCTCTCGAAGATTCCCATTGGTATAAATAGTCATTGGCATCTATTGTGAAAGGAGCTGCCAAGCGGTCATTCACAATCGCATCCGCCTTCTCGCTATTGGGGGCCAAGAACTGAAGATGTTGATTTCCGCCACTCGTGGCTAGAGGGTAAAAGACATTGGTAAATTGCGCACTTTTCGGTTGGGTCTTGTAGTTTCCTTCTTGCCAATCAGGATCTCTTCGAATCGATTCGGATATAAATCTACGCATCATCCAATTTCTTCCTGACATGGCGCTGGGCGTTGATGCCATTGGCACAAGATAGTCTGAATAGCCTGGGTATTTGGTGCCCCATAACCAGGTTTGCATTCCACCCATTGAGTTCCCAAGAATGAGCTTTAAGTGTTCAATACCCAAGCCTTCTTTAACAAGTCTATATTGCGCTTGGACCATATCATCATAGTTATAACGAGGAAATTTGGCTTTAAGTCCGTCAGAGGGTTTCGATGATTTCCCAACACCAATTGCGTCGGTAAGAATAATGAAGAACTTATTTGCATCCAAGGGTTGACCAGCTAAAAATAGCTCTTCCCCAAAATCTTTATTGAGCATTCCTTTGGCTGATCCAGCAGTCCCATGCAATATGAGAACAGCAGGATTATTTGGTGACCCAAGAGTGATGTAGCCAATCTTGAGCTCTTTTGCGGTCTCCCCTGTATGAAATTGAAAGTTTTTGGCCGTCCAAACACCTTCGGTTTGCTTGGGGAACTCCGCGGCAAAACCGATATTGGCAGCTAAAAAAAGACTGATTAAGGCGATTATTTTCATGGGTCAAATTCTTAAGGGGGTTAGGTAATTTATTGCAGCGCACTAAAGTTGGTAATGATTTATAGTAATTCAAAATAAATAAGCAAGTGCTTAATAAAAACAAAAGGAGACGCTAATGCAATTGAATATCAATGGGCAGGTTCACAATATCGATGTGGAACCAAACATGCCTTTGTTGTGGGCCATTCGTGAAGTAGTTGGCCTAACCGGCACTAAGTATGGTTGTGGTGTGGCGCAGTGTGGCGCCTGTACTGTCTATATGAATGGAGAGCCAGTTCGCTCTTGCTCAATTCCTGTTTCGGCTGTTGGCGCTGCCAAAATCACGACTATCGAGTCGCTCTCCAAAGACAATACACATCCAGTACAAAAGGCCTGGATTGCATTAGATGTTCCTCAGTGTGGGTACTGTCAGTCCGGTCAGGTGATGGCTGCTGCTGCTTTACTGAAGCGCATTCCAAAACCAACAGATGCTGATATTGATAATGCAATGTCAAATATTTGCCGTTGTGGCACTTATCAAAAAATTCGCGATGGCATTCATGTGGCATCGGGTCAGAAAAAGTTAGCAGAAGTGTTGGCGCAATACCAAGCTTCTCCAGCAACGCGTGGTTAAGGAGAAGAATATGACACTCGAAAATACTTCACGTCGTGATTTCATTACCAAAGGCACCCTCCTTGGTGGGGGCTTGATGTTGGGCATTGGCGCCTTGCCAGAAAATGCTTTGGCTCAGGCTAGCTCTCAATATGACCCCAATACACCAACTAAAGCTGGTGATGCGGAAGTTAATGCCTGGGTAAGTATCAAACCAGATGACACTGTTTATATCCGTATTGCTCGTTCAGAGATGGGGCAGGGAACTCGTACTGGTTTAGCGCAATTAGTGACCGAAGAGTTGGAATGCAGCTGGAAGAAAGTCAAAACACAGTCGGCTACGCCGGGACAAAGTTTGGCACGCAAACGCGTTTGGGGTGAGCATGGTACTGGCGGCAGTCGCGGTATCCGAATCTCAGAAGACTATGTTCGACGTGGCGCAGCAGCAGCTCGCATCATGTTACTTCAAGCAGCCGCCAATCAATGGAATGTTCCTGTCGCCGAATTAACTGTTGATAAAGGGGTAATTACACATACTCCATCAGGACGTAAAACTACCTATGGAAAAGTTGCTGAGCTTGCATCAACCTTAACTCCGCCTGATCCAAAGTCAATTGTCTTAAGAGATCCGCGTAAGTGGAAGGTAGCGGGTCAGCCTTATGCGCGTATTGATACTGCTAATAAGGTAAATGGATCAAAAGTATATGGCGCTGATTTGCAAATGCCCGGTATGTTGTGTGCTTCAGTAAAGTCTTGCCCTGTATTTGGTGGCAAGCTTGTGAGTTACGACGAAGCAAAGGTTCTAGGGATGCGTGGCATCAAGGGTGTCGTACAGATTAACGACAATACTGTTGCCGTAGTGGCCGATACTTGGTGGCGCGCAAATACTGCTTTGAATGCCTTGCCAATCGTTTGGGATGAGGGTAAAGCGGGCAATGTATCGCAAGATGACATTAATAAGATGTTGCGTAGTGGTTTAGATGAGCAAGGCGATTTCTGGCAGCGTAAGGTTGGTGATGCTCCACAGGCAATCAACAGCTCTGCTAAAAAAGTAGAGGCGATTTATTTCACGCCATATCGCGCGCACGTCACGATGGAGCCCATGAATGCAACTGTGAGGATTAGCGGTGATCGTGCTGAGGCTTGGGTGCCAACACAGAATGGCGAAGGTTCATTGGCCGCTCTATCTGAAGCCACTGGTATTCCTTTGGCTAACTGCGAGGTCTACAAATTAGATTCAGGCTGTGGCCTTGGCCGTCGTGGTTCTACGCAAGACTTTGTAAGTTATGCGGCTAAAGTGGCGCAAAAATATCTAGGAACACCTGTAAAGGTATTGTGGAGTCGTGAGGAAGATTTAACGCACGATTATTACCATCCGATTGCGATGGCTAAGATGAGTGCCGGTATTGATAGCAGTGGCAATGTGACTGGTATGCATATCAAGGTAGCGGGCCAGTCTATTAACGCGACATTAGCCCCGTCAGCTATCAAGGATGGAAAGGATGAGCGTCAATTACAAGGTCTTTATGAAAAAGGCCCCGATGCTCAGCTTGGTTATACCTTTCCGACACTCTTAACTGAATACGTCATGAAAAATACCCATGTTCCAGTTGGACCATGGCGTGGTGTTAATACAAACCAGAATGGCATTTTTATGGAATGCTTTATGGATGAGTGTGCCAAAGCGGCAGGTAAAGATCCGGTGAAGTTTAGGCAAGCAGTGATGCAGAATCATCCAAAGCATTTGGGCGTGCTCAATGCTGCCGCTGAAAAAGCTAATTGGGATAAGCCATTGCCAGCGGGCACCTATCGTGGCGTTGCGCAGTTTATGGGTTACGCCAGCTACTCAGCATGTGTCGCTGAAGTATCGGTCGATGGAAACATGGTGCATGTGAAACGCCTTGTATTTGCCTTGAATTCAGGTCACGTCGTCAATCCTTACTTAACGCGTGAGCAAATTGAAGGCTCTGTAGCAATGGCATTGGGAGCTATTTTCAATCCAGAAATTACCGTTGAAAATGGTCGTATTAAGCAACAGAACCTCGATTCTTACCCTCTCCTGAAGTTGGCTTCAACCCCCAGAATTGAAACCGTTTTAGTGCCTACTTATGATTTCTGGGGTGGTGTAGGTGAGCCAACTATTTGCGTCGTTGGTCCTGCTGTCGCAAATGCAATCTCAGCAGCGATTGGTAGGCCAGTGCGCAACTTCCCTCTGTATAAGGAAGGATTAAGTCTCGCTTAGTTTTTAGCTTGAAATACATGGCTCCATCAGTTAAGTGATTGATGGAGCCATTTTTGTATTTGGCTTACCATTCAGTAATGCAGGTGAATATCAAGCTCTCAAAAAGCATTCTATTTGTTATTTCTCTAATACCTTTAGTGCGTCTACTGTGGTTAGCTAGCAGTGATGGTTTGGGGGCCAATCCAATCGAATTTATCACCCGATCAACAGGCACATGGACCTTGGTATTTTTATGCATTACCCTCGCAATGACCCCAATGCGCATGATCACGGGATCAGCAGATTGGATTAAGCTTCGTCGCATGTTTGGACTCTTTTGTTTCTTTTATGCCTTTCTACATTTCGGAATTTGGTTTTATCTAGATCAATCACTAGATTTGCAAGCAATGATTCATGATGTGCTCAAGCGCCCATTCATTACGATGGGTTTCTTTAGTTTCGTATTGTTATTGCCGTTAGCGCTGACATCCAATCAATGGTCTATTCGCAAGTTAGGGAGGCGTTGGACTCTGCTGCATAAACTGGTTTACGTCATTGCTTGTACAGCAATTACCCACTACTGGTGGCATAAAGCCGGAAAAAATGACTTGGGAACAGTGGCAATATATGTTGTCGTGATCGTTGGCTTGCTATGCCTTAGATTGCCAGTAATTCGTAGATGGTTTGCAGCTTAATGCTCTAAAAACAGATCAGTCTTTATTCCGAGAAGACAAGATCCGGAATCGAATCTAAATTTAATAGTTCAAGGGCGGCATCGGGAGTGGCATTGAGCCAGCGATCAAATAGATCGGGTCGTAACGGTACAACTGTACGCTTTTCATCTTCAGGCTTATGACAACGTCGCATGACGGGATGTTCATTAGCATCAATTGTTAGCATTGAGAACGACACAATCAATTCACCCGTTTCTGGTTCAGTCCAAGTATCCCAAATAGAAGCGATTGCCATGGGCTCTTGATTGGCTTGGCTAATCTTTGTTCTGACTGCTTTGCCGGATTCATAGCAGGGTTCATAAAAAGCATCCGCTAGAGCTAATGCATAGTGACGTTTTGACCAAGCGTTCTTGTAGGAAGGTCTTTCGCTAACGGTTTCAGAGCGAGCGTTGTATGTTTTTCTGCCGAAGTCATCATCTTTTGCCCATGCCGGAATGAGGCCAAAGCGAGCAGGTCCAATCGCAGTGCGCTGAGTATTGTGGCTTTTAAGAACGATGATTCCTGGGTAAGTGGGAAAAACATCATGGGCGCCTGACGGTGGCAACTCTAGGTCAAAGTGGGTCTTGACCCAATCAGTGTTGGCGGCGGTGAGGTATTGAACACACATCAAGCTATTTTACTGACGGTTATGCCGACGCCAGCTGTTACCATTGAGTCTCTATAGACAAGAGAGATCGTATGAGAAAACTAGTATTCAAAAGCCTATTGCTTGCCGCACTTGGAGTTGCAACGGGCTCAATTTATGCCCAACAAAGTGGATTACCAATTAATGCTGCCGCCTCTGTTAATGGCGCCATCATCACCAATGATATGGTTGAGCAAGGGATTAGAGTTGCACTTTCTCAAGGTCAGAAAGATTCTCCTCAATTACGCAAGGCGGTGATCGAGAAATTTATTGAAGTGCTATTACTATCTCAGCAAGCCGACAAGGATGGATTAGCAAATTCTGATAAGGCCAATACACAACTCGCTATGATTCGCCAAAACTATTTAGCGGATCTAGAGTTAGCCACATTCATGGAGAAGAATCCCGTTGCCGATGCTGATGTGCGTGCCGAGTACAACAAGCAAGTGGCATCTTTGGGTTCACAGGGCATGATTGTGGAATATAAGATTAGTGATATTGCTGTTG is part of the Polynucleobacter tropicus genome and harbors:
- a CDS encoding SOS response-associated peptidase, which gives rise to MCVQYLTAANTDWVKTHFDLELPPSGAHDVFPTYPGIIVLKSHNTQRTAIGPARFGLIPAWAKDDDFGRKTYNARSETVSERPSYKNAWSKRHYALALADAFYEPCYESGKAVRTKISQANQEPMAIASIWDTWTEPETGELIVSFSMLTIDANEHPVMRRCHKPEDEKRTVVPLRPDLFDRWLNATPDAALELLNLDSIPDLVFSE
- a CDS encoding peptidylprolyl isomerase, yielding MRKLVFKSLLLAALGVATGSIYAQQSGLPINAAASVNGAIITNDMVEQGIRVALSQGQKDSPQLRKAVIEKFIEVLLLSQQADKDGLANSDKANTQLAMIRQNYLADLELATFMEKNPVADADVRAEYNKQVASLGSQGMIVEYKISDIAVATEADAQAAMSRLKKGESFDKVARSVSLAPNKAQGGAAGWVQPGQLPPPLSATIANLNKGQVSAPIQMQQGWYLIKVEDKRSSKPPTFEQAEKAVRAGLMQKKQFEFLSQLAKDSKIVVQ